TAGAAGTAGAGCCCGGTGATTGCCAGATTGGACTTCGGCGCCGCGGGCTTCTCCTCGATGGAGATCAACTTGCCGCTCGCGTCCCGCTCCCCGACGCCGTAGCGCTCGGGGTCGCGAACCGGGTACCCGAACAGCACGCACCCGTCGATGTCCGCGACGGCGTTCTTCAACGTCCGGGAGAAGCCCTGACCGTAGAAGATGTTGTCGCCGAGCACCAGCGCCACCGAGTCGCCGCCGACATGGTCCGCGCCGATGATGAAGGCCTCGGCCAGTCCGTTCGGCGCCGACTGGATGGCGTAGGAGATGCTCAGGCCCCACTCGGACCCGTCGCCGAGCAACCTGCGGAACCCGGCGTTGTCCTCCGGGGTGGTGATCACCAGGATGTCCTGGATACCGGCCAGCATCAGCACCGATAGCGGGTAGTAGATCATCGGCTTGTCGAAGACCGGCAGCAGCTGCTTGGAGACTGCACGCGTGATGGGGTGCAGGCGGGTCCCGGCGCCGCCGGCCAGAATGATGCCCTTCATCGTTCCTCTTCCATCTCAATCACGCAGCTCAACTCGGTTCTCGGCTCGGCTCGATCACTCGGCCCACCAGCCGCCGATGGGTCGTTCGACCGTTACTGACCGTATCGGGGAGCTCGCCGGCCAGGTCCGCCGGCCCGTGATCGTGCACGACCGGCCGGGCCAGGTCAACCGCAGACCGCCCTTCACCTCGCTCGACGCTGTGGCAACGAGGCCCCCCCGGCCACCTTGTTGGACCGCGCCGACACGAAGGACCGAGCGGCCAGCGCCCCGCGCAGCGCCAGCCGCAGCGGGGCCCTCCACCAGCCCGGATATCGACCTGACAGGTAGCGGTAGGCGCTCACATGGTGCGCCTGGGCCATCGCCGATGGGTCGCGCTCGGTCGCGTGCCCGCCCTGGTGCACCACCGTCGCCGCCGGGCAGTAGACGTTCGACCAGCCGGCCCGGCCCAGTCGGTCGCCCAAGTCGACGTCCTCGAAGTACATGAAGTAGTTCGGGTCGAATCCGTGCACCTCGTCGAAGGCCGCCCGCCGCAGGAACAGGCAGGATCCGGACAACCATCCGGCCTCTCGCTCGACCGGGTTCTCGGCGTCCCGCCGATAACGCCGGGTCCAGGGGTTCTTCGGCCAGACCCAGCCCAAAACCGCATGGCCCGCCCCGGTGAAGATCGACGGAAGTTCCCGAGCCGACGGGTAGACCAGACCGTCCGGAGTGGTGATGAGGGGCCCGAGCGCCCCCGCCCGCGGATACCGCTGGGCTCCGGCGATCAGCTCGTCGATCGATCCGGGGCCGAACTGCACGTCCGGATTGACGACGAGGACCCAGGTAATGGCCGGATCCAAGGCCGCCACTCCTCGGTTCGCCGCACCGCCGTAACCCAGATTGGCGCCGGTCCGCAGCAGCCGAACGTTCGGGCGCTTGGCGGCCGACTCGACCGATCCGTCCGTCGACCCGTTGTCGGCCAGCACGGTCAGCACCGTCCGGCCGGTGGCGGCCGGCAGCGAGTCGAGCAGCCCGGCCAGGGCCGGGCCGGGCGAGTAGGTCACGGCGACCAACCCAATCGGCTCCGAATCCGGCACAGACGGCGTCGAATCGGTCGTGGTGTCAGATGTCATGACTGAGCTCCTGATGCGGCGAGCCGGTAGGCGCGCTGGTGCGCCTGCGCGCAGGCCACCCAGGTAAATTCGCCGGCCCGGACGATGGCCGCATGCGCCAACCGGGCTCGCTCCTCCGGCTGGTCGAGCAGCCGGACGAGCGCGTCGGCGATATCGCCGGCCCCGGTTTCGCTATAGGCAACCGCATCCCCACCCACCTCGGGCAGGGACAGCCGGCGGGTGGTGAGCACGGGCGCACCACACGCCATCGCCTCGAGCACGGGAAGGCCGAACCCCTCGCCGAGGCTGGGGTAGGCAACCACGAGTGCCCCGCCCAGAAAGCCGGGCAGCTGCTCAATGGCCAGGTGCCCAGGCCGGATAACGCTCAGGCCGGGCGGGACCGCGGCCATCGCGGGCTCGATGGCCGCGTCCCAGCCGGGTGATCCGGCGAGCACCAGCACCGGCGGATCGCCGCGGTGGGCCGCCGCACGAACGAACCCCCTGATCAAGGCGGGCACGTTCTTGCGCGGCTCAAGGGTGCCCAGGAAGCCGATCCAGGGTTGCCGACCCAGCCCGAGAGCGGCGGCGGCCGCCTGCTTCTGCGCATCGGTCGGCGGCCGGAACAACTCGTGGTCGACCCCGTGATGGGCGACCACGAGCTTGGCCGGATCGGCCCCCACCAACCGCACGAGCTCGGCCTTGGTCGCCCGGCTGGGCACGACGCAGACCGCCGATCGCCGCAGTGCGGTCCGGGTCCAGGCGCGGAAGAACCGGCCCTTGACGCCCAGGTGCAGGCCACGGTCGGAGAAGAACGTCGCGTCATGAAGCGTGACGACCACCGGCAGGGGTGCGGCCAGCGGCATCGTGTAGTGCGGTGAATGCAGGACATCGGCCGACAGCCGTCGGGCCAGCCGGGGCAGCGTGGTCTGCTCCCAGGCCAGCCGCGCCGGGCGACTGTCCAGCTGCTCCGCCGTGGGGACGATCCGGCTGTGGGTCGCGAGCTTGGCGAAGGTCGCGGCGTCCCGATGCTGGCACACCACCGAGAGCGTCGAGCCGGCGGCGTCCAGCGCGCCGGCCAGCTTGTCGACGTAGCGACCGACGCCACCACGATCGGCCGGGATGGCGGTGGCATCGAGCAGCACGTGCGGCTCAGTGCCCATCCCCACCGCCCTTCCGTCTGCCCGCGGCTTGCCTCGGCTGGGTCAGCCTAGTAGTTGGCCGAGCGGGCCAGACCACCGTCGAGCAACCAGGGACAGCGGGACGCACATCCGGGCTCATCCGGCGTGCAGATCCCAAAGTCGATTCGCCGCCTCCGGCCAGCTGAACGCGGAGGACCGCTGCTGCCCGCGCAGAGCCAGGTCGGTCGCCAACGCCCGGTCCTGCAGCACCTGGGCAAGCGCATCGGCCAGCGCGACCGGGTCCTGCCGAGGGACGACGATGGCGGCGCCCGCGACCAGTTCGACCAAGGCCGGCGCGTCGGAGCACACGACGGGCACCGCCGCCGCCATCGCCTCCAGTACCGGCAGTCCGAAGCCCTCCGAACGGGAGGGCGCGGCGAACGCGGCGGCGCCATCAAGGACGGCGGCCAGATCAGCGTCGCTGAGCCGGCCGAGCTTGTGCAGCCGCTCCGGCGCCACCTCGGCTCGGGCCGCCAGCGTCGGCACGTCCACCTCGCCCCAGCCACCGGGCCCGACAATGGCCAGGTGGGCCTGGTGCAGGGCCGGCTGCCCCATGGCCGCGATCAACGTGTCGATTCCCTTGCGCGGCTCGAGGGTGCCGATCGCCAGGACGTACCGCTCGGTCAAACCCAGGTCGCGACGTCGGTGCTTGGCGTCGGCCGGAACCGGAAGCGCGGTCACGCCATGCCCGACCACGACGATCCGGTCGGCGGCTCGCGGGAAGATGCCGTGCAGATCGCTCGCGACCGCCGCGGAGGGCACCACCACGCTGCGCGCCCGCTCCATGGCCCGGCCCACCATCACCTGGTGCCAGTGCACCCCGCGGGCAGTCAGAGTCTCCGGATGGGTCCACGGCACGGCGTCGTGCACGGTGACCACGAGCCCGTCAAGACGAGGCGGCGCCAGCGGCGTCGTGGCATGCACAGCCTGGCCACCGACGGTCGGCGGCAGTCCGCGAAGCCAGAGCTCGCCCAGCACCCGGTGACCGGCCGGCAGGCGAACCGGCCCGTTCGTGCCGGCGATCGCTGCGGCCCGCACGTTGCGGTGCCACGCGGTGACCGTGCGGACCGACCATCCCGGCCGGGGTCGCTCGGCCAAGGCCTGGGCGATCTGCGCAGCGTATCGACCGGTCCCACCCGGCACCGGCGCCAGACACTGCTCGACGATGACGCTGAGCTGTTTCATCCGCTCAGCACAACACACGGTGAGCCCTACCGGCGTCCCAAGGATCGCACCTCGGTACGGGCCAGATCCGGCTATCGCCTGGCATATTGATCGTGCCACCCGCTGGGATTGCGGTGGACCGGATCGAAAGATTGGACGAGATGGACACCTCGCTGATGAGCGGGTGGCTGAGCTGGCTGGTGCTCGGCCTGGGGGTCGCCGGTGCGGCGTTCCTGCTCGTCCGACGGCCTCGCTGGTGGTGGCTGTACGTGGTGCCACCGGTCGTTCTGGTCTCGGCCGTGACCGGGTGGCTGCTCGGCACGGTCGGCGGCGAGAAGTTATTCGCCCAGCCACTGACCGGCTCGGACATCTTCTGGATCGCCATCGCCCTGGCGGCCATCGGTCTGGCCGTCGGGCAACAGGTCCGCAGCCCGTGGTGGCGTAAGATCGTTGCCGTCGTGGCCGCGGTGCTGGTGCTGGCCGCCG
This genomic window from Nakamurella multipartita DSM 44233 contains:
- a CDS encoding glycosyltransferase family 2 protein encodes the protein MTSDTTTDSTPSVPDSEPIGLVAVTYSPGPALAGLLDSLPAATGRTVLTVLADNGSTDGSVESAAKRPNVRLLRTGANLGYGGAANRGVAALDPAITWVLVVNPDVQFGPGSIDELIAGAQRYPRAGALGPLITTPDGLVYPSARELPSIFTGAGHAVLGWVWPKNPWTRRYRRDAENPVEREAGWLSGSCLFLRRAAFDEVHGFDPNYFMYFEDVDLGDRLGRAGWSNVYCPAATVVHQGGHATERDPSAMAQAHHVSAYRYLSGRYPGWWRAPLRLALRGALAARSFVSARSNKVAGGASLPQRRAR
- the rfbA gene encoding glucose-1-phosphate thymidylyltransferase RfbA; translation: MKGIILAGGAGTRLHPITRAVSKQLLPVFDKPMIYYPLSVLMLAGIQDILVITTPEDNAGFRRLLGDGSEWGLSISYAIQSAPNGLAEAFIIGADHVGGDSVALVLGDNIFYGQGFSRTLKNAVADIDGCVLFGYPVRDPERYGVGERDASGKLISIEEKPAAPKSNLAITGLYFYDNSVIEHARSLKPSARGELEITDLNNLFLQQGKASLIDLGRGFAWLDTGTHDSLLEAGEFVQVLEHRQGVRISCLEEIALAAGFIDADQCLALGKSLAKSPYGQYVMAVARAAGAIG
- a CDS encoding glycosyltransferase family 4 protein — its product is MGTEPHVLLDATAIPADRGGVGRYVDKLAGALDAAGSTLSVVCQHRDAATFAKLATHSRIVPTAEQLDSRPARLAWEQTTLPRLARRLSADVLHSPHYTMPLAAPLPVVVTLHDATFFSDRGLHLGVKGRFFRAWTRTALRRSAVCVVPSRATKAELVRLVGADPAKLVVAHHGVDHELFRPPTDAQKQAAAAALGLGRQPWIGFLGTLEPRKNVPALIRGFVRAAAHRGDPPVLVLAGSPGWDAAIEPAMAAVPPGLSVIRPGHLAIEQLPGFLGGALVVAYPSLGEGFGLPVLEAMACGAPVLTTRRLSLPEVGGDAVAYSETGAGDIADALVRLLDQPEERARLAHAAIVRAGEFTWVACAQAHQRAYRLAASGAQS
- a CDS encoding glycosyltransferase family 4 protein yields the protein MKQLSVIVEQCLAPVPGGTGRYAAQIAQALAERPRPGWSVRTVTAWHRNVRAAAIAGTNGPVRLPAGHRVLGELWLRGLPPTVGGQAVHATTPLAPPRLDGLVVTVHDAVPWTHPETLTARGVHWHQVMVGRAMERARSVVVPSAAVASDLHGIFPRAADRIVVVGHGVTALPVPADAKHRRRDLGLTERYVLAIGTLEPRKGIDTLIAAMGQPALHQAHLAIVGPGGWGEVDVPTLAARAEVAPERLHKLGRLSDADLAAVLDGAAAFAAPSRSEGFGLPVLEAMAAAVPVVCSDAPALVELVAGAAIVVPRQDPVALADALAQVLQDRALATDLALRGQQRSSAFSWPEAANRLWDLHAG